In Leptospira montravelensis, the DNA window TTTTAAAAAAACTAGTGGTTGTGGGACAGGACGATGACAACGGAAGATACCCAGGAACTCCAGAAGTTCCGAACCAAATCATTTTAAATCCGGAGATCACCCCACTGAATCCTCCAGGGGAAGGTTTTTGGGAAGGTTGTTTATCGGTTCCTGGAATGCGTGGGTTTGTGGAAAGGCCGGATAAAATTCGAATGAAATGGCGAGATGAGAATTTCGAAGAACATGAAGAAATTATTGAAGGTTACCGAGCAATTGTTTTGCAACATGAGTGCGATCACTTATTCGGAGTTCTTTATGTAGATCGTCTC includes these proteins:
- the def gene encoding peptide deformylase, which gives rise to MAVRKILKIGNPLLRQTSEDVTETEIQTKEFKKLIRDMFETMRHADGVGLAAPQIGVLKKLVVVGQDDDNGRYPGTPEVPNQIILNPEITPLNPPGEGFWEGCLSVPGMRGFVERPDKIRMKWRDENFEEHEEIIEGYRAIVLQHECDHLFGVLYVDRLKSTKLFGYNEDIDTAGKLLD